One Streptomyces sp. NBC_00102 DNA segment encodes these proteins:
- the rplK gene encoding 50S ribosomal protein L11 codes for MPPKKKKITGLIKLQINAGAANPAPPVGPALGQHGVNIMEFCKAYNAATESQRGMVVPVEITVYEDRSFTFITKTPPAAKLILKAAGVDKGSGEPHKTKVAKLTAAQVREIATTKLPDLNANDLDAASKIIAGTARSMGITVEG; via the coding sequence ATGCCTCCCAAGAAGAAGAAGATCACGGGGCTCATCAAGCTCCAGATCAACGCCGGTGCCGCCAACCCGGCTCCGCCGGTCGGCCCCGCGCTGGGTCAGCACGGCGTCAACATCATGGAGTTCTGCAAGGCCTACAACGCCGCGACCGAGTCGCAGCGTGGCATGGTCGTGCCGGTGGAGATCACGGTCTACGAAGACCGCTCCTTCACCTTCATCACCAAGACTCCGCCGGCCGCCAAGCTGATCCTCAAGGCCGCTGGTGTGGACAAGGGCTCCGGCGAGCCGCACAAGACCAAGGTCGCCAAGCTGACGGCCGCCCAGGTCCGCGAGATCGCCACGACCAAGCTCCCCGACCTGAACGCCAACGACCTCGACGCCGCGTCGAAGATCATCGCTGGCACCGCCCGTTCCATGGGCATCACGGTCGAAGGCTGA
- a CDS encoding DNA-directed RNA polymerase subunit beta': protein MLDVNFFDELRIGLATADDIRTWSHGEVKKPETINYRTLKPEKDGLFCEKIFGPTRDWECYCGKYKRVRFKGIICERCGVEVTRAKVRRERMGHIELAAPVTHIWYFKGVPSRLGYLLDLAPKDLEKVIYFAAYMITFVDEERRTRDLPSLEAHVSVERQQVENRRDSDLENRAKKLETDLAELEAEGAKADVRRKVREGAEREMKQLRDRAQREIDRLDEVWSRFKNLKVQDLEGDELLYRELRDRFGTYFDGCMGAAALQKRLESFDLDEEAERLREIIRSGKGQKKTRALKRLKVVSAFLQTSNKPKGMVLDCVPVIPPDLRPMVQLDGGRFATSDLNDLYRRVINRNNRLKRLLDLGAPEIIVNNEKRMLQEAVDALFDNGRRGRPVTGPGNRPLKSLSDMLKGKQGRFRQNLLGKRVDYSARSVIVVGPQLKLHQCGLPKAMALELFKPFVMKRLVDLNHAQNIKSAKRMVERGRTVVYDVLEEVIAEHPVLLNRAPTLHRLGIQAFEPQLVEGKAIQIHPLVCTAFNADFDGDQMAVHLPLSAEAQAEARILMLSSNNILKPADGRPVTMPTQDMVLGLFFLTTDEEGRNVKGTGRAFGSTAEATMAFDARELSLQAKVDIRFPVGTIPPRGWVPPVAEEGEPEYQPGDTFRLRTSLGRALFNELLPEDYPFVDYSVGKKQLSEIVNDLAERYPKVIVAATLDNLKAAGFHWATRSGVTVAVSDIVVPEAKKAIVRGYEEQDEKVQKQYERGLITKDERTQELIAIWTKATNEVAEAMNANFPKVNPIFMMVDSGARGNMMQMRQIAGMRGLVSNAKNETIPRPIKASFREGLTVLEYFISTHGARKGLADTALRTADSGYLTRRLVDVSQDVIIREEDCGTDRGLKLKIAVKGEDGVLRKTDDVETSVYARMLAEDVVIDGKVIAPANVDLGDVLIDALVNAGVEEVKTRSVLTCESAVGTCAFCYGRSLATGKLVDIGEAVGIIAAQSIGEPGTQLTMRTFHTGGVAGDDITQGLPRVVELFEARTPKGVAPISEAAGRIRIEETEKTKKIIVTPDDGSEETPFPISKRAKVLVREGDHVEVGQKLTFGATNPHDVLRILGQRAVQVHLVGEVQKVYNSQGVSIHDKHIEIIIRQMLRRVTIIESGDAELLPGELVERSKFETENRRVVTEGGHPASGRPQLMGITKASLATESWLSAASFQETTRVLTDAAINAKSDSLIGLKENVIIGKLIPAGTGLARYRNIRVEPTEEAKAAMYSAVGYDDIDYSPFGTGSGQAVPLEDYDYGPYNQ, encoded by the coding sequence GTGCTCGACGTCAACTTCTTCGACGAGCTGCGGATCGGCCTTGCCACCGCGGACGACATCCGGACCTGGTCCCACGGCGAAGTGAAGAAGCCGGAGACCATCAACTACCGCACGCTCAAGCCCGAAAAGGACGGACTCTTCTGCGAGAAGATCTTCGGTCCGACCCGGGACTGGGAGTGCTACTGCGGCAAGTACAAGCGTGTCCGCTTCAAGGGCATCATCTGTGAGCGCTGTGGCGTCGAGGTCACGCGCGCCAAGGTGCGCCGTGAGCGCATGGGCCACATCGAGCTTGCCGCTCCCGTCACCCACATCTGGTACTTCAAGGGCGTCCCGTCGCGCCTCGGATACCTGCTGGACCTCGCGCCGAAGGACCTCGAGAAGGTCATCTACTTCGCCGCGTACATGATCACGTTCGTCGACGAGGAGCGCCGCACGCGCGACCTCCCGTCGCTGGAGGCCCACGTCTCCGTCGAGCGTCAGCAGGTCGAGAACCGTCGCGACTCCGACCTGGAGAACCGCGCCAAGAAGCTCGAGACCGACCTGGCCGAGCTGGAGGCCGAGGGCGCCAAGGCCGACGTGCGCCGCAAGGTGCGCGAAGGTGCCGAGCGTGAGATGAAGCAGCTGCGCGACCGTGCGCAGCGCGAGATCGACCGTCTCGACGAGGTGTGGAGCCGCTTCAAGAACCTCAAGGTCCAGGACCTCGAGGGCGACGAGCTGCTCTACCGCGAGCTGCGTGACCGCTTCGGCACGTACTTCGACGGCTGCATGGGCGCCGCCGCGCTGCAGAAGCGCCTGGAGTCCTTCGACCTCGACGAGGAGGCCGAGCGCCTCCGCGAGATCATCCGTTCCGGCAAGGGCCAGAAGAAGACCCGTGCGCTCAAGCGCCTCAAGGTCGTCTCCGCGTTCCTGCAGACCAGCAACAAGCCCAAGGGCATGGTGCTCGACTGCGTGCCGGTCATCCCGCCGGACCTGCGTCCGATGGTGCAGCTGGACGGTGGCCGCTTCGCGACCTCCGACCTGAACGACCTGTACCGCCGCGTGATCAACCGCAATAACCGCCTGAAGCGCCTTCTCGACCTCGGTGCCCCCGAGATCATCGTGAACAACGAGAAGCGCATGCTCCAGGAGGCCGTCGACGCGCTGTTCGACAACGGCCGTCGTGGTCGCCCGGTCACGGGCCCCGGCAACCGCCCGCTGAAGTCCCTGAGCGACATGCTCAAGGGCAAGCAGGGTCGATTCCGTCAGAACCTCCTCGGCAAGCGCGTGGACTACTCCGCGCGTTCCGTGATCGTCGTCGGCCCGCAGCTCAAGCTGCACCAGTGCGGTCTGCCGAAGGCCATGGCGCTGGAGCTCTTCAAGCCGTTCGTGATGAAGCGCCTGGTGGACCTGAACCACGCGCAGAACATCAAGTCGGCGAAGCGCATGGTCGAGCGTGGCCGCACCGTCGTGTACGACGTCCTCGAAGAGGTCATCGCCGAGCACCCGGTGCTGCTGAACCGTGCGCCCACCCTGCACCGCCTCGGCATCCAGGCCTTCGAGCCCCAGCTGGTCGAGGGCAAGGCCATCCAGATCCACCCGCTCGTCTGCACCGCGTTCAACGCGGACTTCGACGGTGACCAGATGGCCGTGCACCTGCCGCTCTCCGCGGAGGCGCAGGCCGAGGCCCGCATCCTGATGCTGTCCTCGAACAACATCCTGAAGCCGGCCGACGGTCGCCCCGTCACCATGCCGACCCAGGACATGGTGCTGGGTCTCTTCTTCCTCACCACGGACGAAGAGGGCCGCAACGTCAAGGGCACGGGCCGCGCGTTCGGCTCCACGGCCGAGGCCACCATGGCCTTCGACGCCCGCGAGCTGTCGCTCCAGGCGAAGGTCGACATCCGCTTCCCGGTGGGCACCATCCCGCCGCGTGGCTGGGTGCCGCCGGTCGCCGAGGAGGGCGAGCCCGAGTACCAGCCGGGCGACACCTTCCGTCTGCGTACGAGCCTGGGCCGCGCGCTCTTCAACGAGCTGCTGCCCGAGGACTACCCGTTCGTCGACTACTCGGTGGGCAAGAAGCAGCTCTCCGAGATCGTCAACGACCTGGCCGAGCGCTACCCCAAGGTCATCGTGGCGGCGACGCTCGACAACCTGAAGGCGGCCGGTTTCCACTGGGCGACCCGCTCCGGTGTGACCGTCGCGGTCTCCGACATCGTCGTGCCCGAGGCCAAGAAGGCCATCGTCCGCGGCTACGAGGAGCAGGACGAGAAGGTCCAGAAGCAGTACGAGCGTGGTCTGATCACCAAGGACGAGCGCACGCAGGAGCTCATCGCGATCTGGACCAAGGCGACCAACGAGGTTGCCGAGGCGATGAACGCGAACTTCCCCAAGGTGAACCCCATCTTCATGATGGTTGACTCGGGTGCCCGAGGAAACATGATGCAGATGCGTCAGATCGCCGGTATGCGTGGTCTGGTGTCCAACGCCAAGAACGAGACGATCCCGCGTCCCATCAAGGCGTCGTTCCGCGAGGGCCTCACCGTCCTCGAGTACTTCATCTCCACGCACGGTGCCCGTAAGGGTCTGGCCGACACCGCGCTGCGTACCGCCGACTCGGGTTACCTGACCCGTCGTCTGGTGGACGTGTCGCAGGACGTGATCATCCGCGAGGAGGACTGTGGCACCGACCGCGGCCTCAAGCTGAAGATCGCGGTCAAGGGTGAGGACGGCGTCCTTCGCAAGACGGACGACGTCGAGACCTCGGTGTACGCCCGCATGCTGGCCGAGGACGTCGTCATCGACGGCAAGGTCATCGCGCCGGCCAACGTGGACCTCGGTGACGTGCTCATCGACGCCCTCGTCAACGCGGGTGTCGAGGAGGTCAAGACCCGTTCGGTCCTGACCTGTGAGTCCGCGGTCGGCACCTGTGCCTTCTGCTACGGACGCTCGCTCGCCACCGGCAAGCTGGTCGACATCGGTGAGGCGGTCGGCATCATCGCCGCCCAGTCCATCGGTGAGCCCGGTACCCAGCTGACGATGCGTACCTTCCACACCGGTGGTGTGGCCGGTGACGACATCACCCAGGGTCTGCCCCGTGTCGTCGAGCTCTTCGAGGCTCGTACGCCGAAGGGTGTCGCTCCGATCTCCGAGGCCGCGGGCCGCATCCGGATCGAAGAGACCGAGAAGACCAAGAAGATCATCGTCACGCCGGACGACGGAAGCGAGGAGACTCCCTTCCCGATCTCCAAGCGCGCCAAGGTGCTCGTCCGCGAGGGCGACCACGTGGAGGTCGGCCAGAAGCTGACCTTCGGTGCGACCAACCCGCACGACGTGCTGCGCATCCTCGGCCAGCGTGCGGTCCAGGTCCACCTGGTCGGCGAAGTCCAGAAGGTCTACAACTCGCAGGGCGTGTCGATCCACGACAAGCACATCGAGATCATCATCCGGCAGATGCTCCGCCGCGTGACGATCATCGAGTCCGGCGACGCGGAGCTCCTGCCGGGCGAGCTCGTCGAGCGCTCGAAGTTCGAGACCGAGAACCGTCGTGTGGTCACCGAGGGCGGACACCCCGCCTCCGGCCGTCCGCAGCTGATGGGTATCACCAAGGCCTCGCTGGCCACCGAGTCGTGGCTGTCGGCGGCGTCCTTCCAGGAGACGACCAGGGTCCTGACCGACGCGGCGATCAACGCCAAGTCGGACTCCCTGATCGGCCTCAAGGAGAACGTCATCATCGGTAAGCTCATCCCGGCCGGTACGGGCCTCGCCCGCTACCGCAACATCCGGGTCGAGCCGACCGAGGAAGCCAAGGCCGCGATGTACTCGGCCGTCGGCTACGACGACATCGACTACTCGCCGTTCGGCACCGGCTCCGGCCAGGCCGTTCCGCTGGAGGACTACGACTACGGTCCGTACAACCAGTAA
- the rpoB gene encoding DNA-directed RNA polymerase subunit beta, with amino-acid sequence MAASRNASTANTNNGASTAPLRISFAKIKEPLEVPNLLALQTESFDWLLGNAAWKARVEAALDSGQDVPTKSGLEEIFEEISPIEDFSGSMSLTFRDHRFEPPKNSIDECKERDFTFAAPLFVTAEFTNNETGEIKSQTVFMGDFPLMTNKGTFVINGTERVVVSQLVRSPGVYFDSSIDKTSDKDIYSAKIIPSRGAWLEMEIDKRDMVGVRIDRKRKQSVTVLLKALGWTTEQILEEFGEYESMRATLEKDHTQGQDDALLDIYRKLRPGEPPTREAAQTLLENLYFNPKRYDLAKVGRYKVNKKLGADEPLDAGVLTTDDVIATIKYLVKLHAGETETVGESGRSIVVETDDIDHFGNRRLRNVGELIQNQVRTGLARMERVVRERMTTQDVEAITPQTLINIRPVVASIKEFFGTSQLSQFMDQNNPLSGLTHKRRLSALGPGGLSRERAGFEVRDVHPSHYGRMCPIETPEGPNIGLIGSLASYGRVNAFGFIETPYRKVTDGQVTDEVDYITADEEDRYVIAQANATLSDELRFTEPRVLVRRRGGEVDYVPPAEVDYMDVSPRQMVSVATAMIPFLEHDDANRALMGANMMRQAVPLIKSEAPLVGTGMEYRCATDAGDVLKAEKDGVVQEVSADYITVTNDDGTYTTYRIAKFMRSNQGTSVNQKVVVSEGDRVIADQVLADGPATENGEMALGKNLLVAFMPWEGHNYEDAIILSQRLVQDDVLSSIHIEEHEVDARDTKLGPEEITRDIPNVSEEVLADLDERGIIRIGAEVVAGDILVGKVTPKGETELTPEERLLRAIFGEKAREVRDTSLKVPHGEIGKVIGVRVFDREEGDELPPGVNQLVRVYVAQKRKITDGDKLAGRHGNKGVISKILPIEDMPFLEDGTPVDIILNPLGVPSRMNPGQVLEIHLGWLASRGWDVSGLGDEWAQRLQAIGADQVAPGTNVATPVFDGAREDEISGLFNATIPNRDGDRLVQPSGKAQLFDGRSGEPFPDPVSVGYMYILKLHHLVDDKLHARSTGPYSMITQQPLGGKAQFGGQRFGEMEVWALEAYGAAYALQELLTIKSDDVTGRVKVYEAIVKGENIPEPGIPESFKVLIKEMQSLCLNVEVLSSDGMSIEMRDTDEDVFRAAEELGIDLSRREPSSVEEV; translated from the coding sequence TTGGCCGCCTCGCGCAACGCCTCGACCGCGAATACGAACAACGGTGCCAGCACCGCCCCGCTGCGCATCTCCTTTGCAAAGATCAAGGAGCCCCTCGAGGTTCCGAACCTCCTCGCGCTGCAGACCGAGAGCTTTGACTGGCTCCTCGGCAATGCCGCCTGGAAGGCTCGCGTCGAGGCTGCTCTGGACAGTGGACAAGACGTCCCCACCAAGTCCGGCCTCGAGGAAATCTTCGAAGAGATCTCCCCGATCGAGGACTTCTCCGGGTCGATGTCGCTCACGTTCCGCGACCACCGATTCGAGCCCCCGAAGAACTCGATCGACGAGTGCAAGGAGCGCGACTTCACCTTCGCCGCCCCGCTCTTCGTCACCGCCGAGTTCACCAACAACGAGACCGGCGAGATCAAGTCCCAGACGGTCTTCATGGGCGACTTCCCGCTCATGACCAACAAGGGCACCTTCGTCATCAACGGCACCGAGCGTGTCGTGGTGTCGCAGCTCGTCCGTTCCCCCGGCGTCTACTTCGATTCCTCGATCGACAAGACGTCCGACAAGGACATCTACTCCGCCAAGATCATCCCCTCCCGGGGCGCCTGGCTGGAGATGGAGATCGACAAGCGCGACATGGTCGGTGTCCGCATCGACCGCAAGCGCAAGCAGTCGGTCACCGTCCTCCTCAAGGCTCTCGGCTGGACGACCGAGCAGATCCTGGAGGAGTTCGGCGAGTACGAGTCGATGCGCGCCACCCTGGAGAAGGACCACACCCAGGGCCAGGACGACGCACTGCTCGACATCTACCGCAAGCTGCGCCCGGGCGAGCCGCCGACCCGTGAGGCCGCTCAGACGCTGCTCGAGAACCTCTACTTCAACCCGAAGCGCTACGACCTCGCGAAGGTCGGCCGCTACAAGGTGAACAAGAAGCTCGGCGCGGACGAGCCGCTGGACGCCGGCGTGCTCACCACCGACGACGTCATCGCGACCATCAAGTACCTGGTCAAGCTGCACGCCGGTGAGACCGAGACGGTCGGCGAGTCCGGACGTTCGATCGTCGTCGAGACCGACGACATCGACCACTTCGGCAACCGCCGCCTGCGCAACGTCGGCGAGCTGATCCAGAACCAGGTCCGTACGGGTCTCGCCCGTATGGAGCGCGTCGTGCGCGAGCGCATGACGACTCAGGACGTCGAGGCGATCACGCCGCAGACCCTGATCAACATCCGGCCGGTCGTCGCCTCCATCAAGGAGTTCTTCGGCACCAGCCAGCTGTCGCAGTTCATGGACCAGAACAACCCGCTGTCGGGTCTCACCCACAAGCGCCGTCTGTCGGCACTTGGCCCGGGTGGTCTCTCCCGTGAGCGGGCCGGCTTCGAGGTCCGAGACGTGCACCCGTCCCACTACGGACGCATGTGCCCGATCGAGACCCCCGAAGGCCCGAACATCGGTCTGATCGGTTCGCTCGCCTCGTACGGCCGCGTCAACGCGTTCGGCTTCATCGAGACGCCGTACCGCAAGGTCACCGACGGCCAGGTCACCGACGAGGTCGACTACATCACGGCCGACGAGGAGGACCGCTACGTCATCGCCCAGGCGAACGCGACCCTCTCCGACGAGCTGCGCTTCACCGAGCCCCGCGTCCTGGTCCGCCGCCGCGGCGGTGAGGTCGACTACGTGCCGCCGGCCGAGGTCGACTACATGGACGTCTCGCCGCGCCAGATGGTGTCCGTCGCCACCGCGATGATCCCCTTCCTGGAGCACGACGACGCCAACCGTGCCCTCATGGGCGCGAACATGATGCGCCAGGCCGTCCCGCTCATCAAGAGCGAGGCGCCGCTGGTCGGCACCGGCATGGAGTACCGCTGCGCCACCGACGCCGGTGACGTGCTGAAGGCCGAGAAGGACGGTGTGGTCCAGGAGGTCTCCGCGGACTACATCACCGTCACGAACGACGACGGTACGTACACCACGTACCGCATCGCCAAGTTCATGCGCTCCAACCAGGGCACCTCGGTCAACCAGAAGGTCGTCGTCTCCGAGGGCGACCGGGTCATCGCCGACCAGGTGCTCGCCGACGGACCGGCCACCGAGAACGGTGAGATGGCCCTGGGCAAGAACCTGCTCGTGGCGTTCATGCCGTGGGAGGGTCACAACTACGAGGACGCGATCATCCTGTCGCAGCGCCTCGTGCAGGACGACGTCCTCTCCTCGATCCACATCGAGGAGCACGAGGTCGACGCCCGTGACACCAAGCTCGGCCCGGAGGAGATCACCCGGGACATCCCGAACGTCTCCGAAGAGGTCCTCGCGGACCTCGACGAGCGCGGCATCATCCGTATCGGTGCCGAGGTCGTCGCCGGCGACATCCTCGTCGGCAAGGTCACGCCCAAGGGCGAGACCGAGCTGACCCCCGAGGAGCGCCTGCTCCGCGCGATCTTCGGTGAGAAGGCGCGCGAAGTGCGCGACACCTCGCTGAAGGTGCCGCACGGTGAGATCGGCAAGGTCATCGGTGTCCGCGTCTTCGACCGCGAAGAGGGCGACGAGCTGCCGCCGGGCGTGAACCAGCTGGTCCGCGTCTACGTCGCGCAGAAGCGCAAGATCACCGATGGTGACAAGCTCGCCGGCCGTCACGGCAACAAGGGCGTCATCTCGAAGATCCTGCCCATCGAGGACATGCCGTTCCTCGAGGACGGCACCCCGGTCGACATCATCCTCAACCCGCTGGGTGTCCCGTCCCGAATGAACCCGGGACAGGTCCTGGAGATCCACCTCGGCTGGCTCGCCAGCCGCGGCTGGGACGTCTCCGGCCTCGGTGACGAGTGGGCCCAGCGGCTCCAGGCCATCGGCGCCGACCAGGTCGCGCCCGGCACCAACGTCGCCACGCCCGTCTTCGACGGTGCGCGCGAGGACGAGATCAGTGGTCTGTTCAACGCCACGATCCCGAACCGCGACGGCGACCGCCTGGTTCAGCCCTCCGGAAAGGCCCAGCTGTTCGACGGCCGCTCCGGTGAGCCGTTCCCGGACCCGGTCTCGGTCGGGTACATGTACATCCTCAAGCTGCACCACCTGGTCGACGACAAGCTCCACGCTCGTTCGACCGGCCCGTACTCCATGATCACCCAGCAGCCGCTCGGTGGTAAGGCTCAGTTCGGTGGTCAGCGCTTCGGAGAGATGGAGGTGTGGGCCCTTGAGGCTTACGGCGCCGCGTACGCCCTCCAGGAGCTGCTGACGATCAAGTCCGACGACGTGACCGGCCGCGTGAAGGTCTACGAGGCCATCGTCAAGGGCGAGAACATCCCTGAGCCGGGCATCCCTGAGTCCTTCAAGGTGCTCATCAAGGAAATGCAGTCGCTCTGCCTCAACGTGGAGGTGCTGTCCTCGGACGGCATGTCCATCGAGATGCGCGACACGGACGAGGACGTCTTCCGCGCGGCGGAGGAACTCGGTATCGACCTGTCCCGGCGCGAGCCGAGCAGCGTCGAAGAGGTCTGA
- the rplL gene encoding 50S ribosomal protein L7/L12, translating into MAKLSQEELLEQFETLTLIELSEFVKAFEEKFDVTAAAPVAVAAAGGAAAVEAVEEQDEFDVILTGAGEKKIQVIKVVRELTSLGLKEAKDLVDGAPKPVLEKVAKEAAEKAAESLKGAGASVEVK; encoded by the coding sequence ATGGCGAAGCTGTCCCAGGAAGAGCTGCTCGAGCAGTTCGAGACCCTGACCCTCATCGAGCTCTCCGAGTTCGTCAAGGCGTTCGAGGAGAAGTTCGACGTCACGGCCGCCGCCCCGGTCGCCGTTGCCGCCGCCGGTGGCGCTGCCGCCGTCGAGGCCGTCGAGGAGCAGGACGAGTTCGACGTCATCCTCACGGGTGCCGGCGAGAAGAAGATCCAGGTCATCAAGGTCGTGCGTGAGCTGACCTCCCTCGGCCTGAAGGAGGCCAAGGACCTCGTCGACGGCGCTCCGAAGCCCGTCCTCGAGAAGGTCGCCAAGGAGGCCGCCGAGAAGGCTGCCGAGTCCCTCAAGGGCGCCGGCGCCTCCGTCGAGGTCAAGTGA
- the rplJ gene encoding 50S ribosomal protein L10 translates to MARPDKAAAVAELADQFRSSNAAVLTEYRGLTVAQLKQLRRSLGENAQYAVVKNTLTKIAANEAGIDTLDDLFAGPTAVAFVTGDPVESAKGLRDFAKDNPNLIIKGGVLDGKALSADEFKKLADLESREVLLAKLAGAMKGKQSQAAALFQALPSKFVRTAEALRAKKEEQGGAGTPAPAEAAE, encoded by the coding sequence ATGGCAAGGCCCGACAAGGCTGCCGCGGTAGCCGAGCTCGCGGACCAGTTCCGCAGCTCGAACGCCGCCGTGCTGACCGAGTACCGGGGTCTCACCGTGGCCCAGCTCAAGCAGCTGCGCCGTTCGCTCGGTGAGAACGCCCAGTACGCCGTGGTGAAGAACACGCTGACCAAGATCGCGGCCAACGAGGCCGGGATCGACACGCTGGACGACCTGTTCGCAGGTCCGACGGCGGTTGCCTTCGTCACCGGTGACCCGGTGGAGTCGGCGAAGGGTCTTCGTGACTTCGCCAAGGACAACCCCAACCTCATCATCAAGGGCGGTGTCCTTGACGGTAAGGCGCTGTCCGCCGATGAGTTCAAGAAGCTCGCGGACCTCGAGTCCCGCGAGGTTCTGCTCGCCAAGCTGGCAGGTGCCATGAAGGGCAAGCAGTCTCAGGCTGCCGCGCTCTTCCAGGCGCTCCCCTCGAAGTTCGTCCGCACCGCGGAAGCTCTTCGTGCCAAGAAGGAAGAGCAGGGCGGTGCCGGTACGCCGGCGCCCGCCGAGGCTGCCGAGTAA
- the rplA gene encoding 50S ribosomal protein L1, with the protein MKRSKNLRAADAKIDRERVYAPLEAVRLAKETATTKFDGTVEVAFRLGVDPRKADQMVRGTVNLPHGTGKTARVLVFATGDRAAAAEAAGADIVGSDELIDEVAKGRLDFDAVVATPDLMGKVGRLGRVLGPRGLMPNPKTGTVTPDVVKAVNDIKGGKIEFRVDKHSNLHFIIGKVSFDETKLVENYAAALEEILRLKPSAAKGRYIKKAALATTMGPGIPLDQNRTRNLLVEEDPAAL; encoded by the coding sequence GTGAAGCGCAGCAAGAACCTCCGCGCTGCGGACGCGAAGATCGACCGGGAGCGCGTCTACGCCCCGCTCGAGGCCGTCCGTCTCGCCAAGGAGACCGCGACCACGAAGTTCGACGGCACCGTCGAGGTCGCCTTCCGCCTGGGCGTCGACCCTCGCAAGGCCGACCAGATGGTCCGTGGCACCGTGAACCTCCCGCACGGCACCGGCAAGACCGCCCGGGTCCTGGTCTTCGCGACCGGTGACCGTGCAGCGGCCGCGGAAGCCGCGGGCGCCGACATCGTCGGCTCCGACGAGCTCATCGACGAGGTCGCGAAGGGCCGCCTGGACTTCGACGCCGTCGTCGCCACCCCGGACCTCATGGGCAAGGTCGGCCGCCTCGGCCGCGTGCTCGGTCCGCGTGGTCTGATGCCGAACCCGAAGACCGGCACCGTCACCCCCGATGTCGTCAAGGCTGTCAACGACATCAAGGGCGGCAAGATCGAGTTCCGCGTCGACAAGCACTCGAACCTGCACTTCATCATCGGCAAGGTCTCCTTCGACGAGACGAAGCTGGTGGAGAACTACGCCGCCGCGCTGGAGGAGATCCTCCGTCTGAAGCCGTCGGCCGCCAAGGGCCGCTACATCAAGAAGGCCGCACTGGCCACCACGATGGGCCCCGGCATCCCGCTGGACCAGAACCGCACCCGTAACCTCCTCGTCGAGGAGGACCCGGCCGCCCTCTGA
- the secE gene encoding preprotein translocase subunit SecE, with amino-acid sequence MTDAVGSIDMPDAEDEAPESKKTRKGGKRGKKGPFGRLALFYRQIIAELRKVVWPTRKQLSTYTTVVIVFVVVMIGLVTVIDFGFQRVIKYVFG; translated from the coding sequence GTGACGGACGCCGTGGGCTCCATCGACATGCCTGATGCTGAGGATGAAGCGCCCGAGTCCAAGAAGACCCGGAAGGGCGGCAAGCGCGGCAAGAAGGGCCCGTTCGGCCGTCTCGCGCTCTTCTACCGTCAGATCATCGCCGAGCTGCGCAAGGTCGTCTGGCCCACGCGCAAGCAGCTGAGCACGTACACCACCGTGGTGATTGTGTTCGTAGTCGTCATGATTGGTCTCGTTACCGTGATTGACTTCGGATTCCAGCGGGTCATCAAGTACGTCTTCGGCTGA
- the nusG gene encoding transcription termination/antitermination protein NusG → MSDPNLNDAAESGTDAFESAEDQHDIVEASESSESEDSDQVEAAAESADVDSDEDAEAFAAEDTESDEDAESDDEESEEAAEPAAPVDPVAALREELRTLPGEWYVIHTYAGYEKRVKANLEQRAVSLNVEEFVYQAEVPEEEIVQIKNGERKNVRQNKLPGYVLVRMDLTNESWGVVRNTPGVTGFVGNAYDPYPLTLDEIVKMLAPEAEEKAAREAAEAAGKPAPARRVEVQVLDFEVGDSVTVTDGPFATLQATINEINADSKKVKGLVEIFGRETPVELSFDQIQKN, encoded by the coding sequence GTGTCTGACCCGAACCTGAACGACGCCGCCGAGTCCGGGACGGACGCCTTCGAGTCCGCCGAGGACCAGCACGACATCGTTGAGGCCTCCGAGTCCTCGGAGTCCGAGGACTCGGACCAGGTCGAAGCTGCTGCCGAGAGCGCCGACGTCGACTCCGACGAGGACGCCGAGGCCTTCGCCGCCGAGGACACCGAGTCCGACGAGGACGCCGAGTCCGACGACGAGGAGTCCGAGGAAGCCGCCGAGCCGGCCGCCCCCGTCGACCCCGTCGCCGCCCTGCGCGAGGAACTCCGCACCCTGCCCGGCGAGTGGTACGTCATCCACACGTACGCCGGGTACGAGAAGCGCGTGAAGGCCAACCTCGAACAGCGTGCCGTCTCGCTCAACGTCGAGGAGTTCGTCTACCAGGCGGAAGTCCCCGAGGAAGAGATCGTCCAGATCAAGAACGGCGAGCGCAAGAACGTCCGCCAGAACAAGCTCCCGGGCTACGTCCTGGTGCGCATGGACCTGACGAACGAGTCCTGGGGCGTCGTCCGCAACACGCCCGGCGTCACCGGCTTCGTGGGCAACGCCTACGACCCGTACCCGCTGACCCTGGACGAGATCGTGAAGATGCTCGCTCCCGAGGCCGAGGAGAAGGCCGCTCGTGAGGCCGCCGAGGCCGCGGGCAAGCCGGCTCCGGCGCGCCGGGTCGAGGTCCAGGTGCTCGACTTCGAGGTGGGCGACTCGGTCACCGTCACCGACGGCCCGTTCGCGACCCTCCAGGCGACGATCAACGAGATCAACGCCGACTCGAAGAAGGTCAAGGGCCTCGTCGAGATCTTCGGTCGCGAGACCCCGGTCGAGCTCAGCTTCGACCAGATCCAGAAGAACTGA